A single region of the Chionomys nivalis chromosome 23, mChiNiv1.1, whole genome shotgun sequence genome encodes:
- the Kcne3 gene encoding potassium voltage-gated channel subfamily E member 3 has translation METSNGTETWYKSLHAVLKALNATLHSHLLCRPGPGSGPGPDNQTEERRASLPGRNDNSYMYILFVMFLFAVTVGSLILGYTRSRKVDKRSDPYHVYIKNRVSMI, from the coding sequence ATGGAGACTTCCAATGGGACTGAGACCTGGTACAAGAGCCTCCATGCTGTGCTGAAGGCTCTGAATGCCACCCTCCACAGTCACTTGCTCTGCCGTCCTGGGCCAGGATCTGGACCTGGGCCAGACAATCAAACTGAAGAACGCCGAGCTAGTCTTCCTGGCCGTAATGACAACTCCTACATGTATATTCTCTTTGTCATGTTCCTATTTGCTGTCACTGTGGGCAGTCTCATTCTGGGATACACCCGTTCTCGCAAGGTGGACAAACGTAGTGACCCCTATCATGTGTACATCAAGAACCGTGTGTCTATGATCTGA